The following coding sequences are from one Fibrobacter sp. window:
- a CDS encoding ATP-binding cassette domain-containing protein, whose translation MEFKRFEALIEMFPQVQIFSTEGEDLDRVITHFLNQRKNVSTMSEAMQRKIQHALAPFFQQRFISLHDEEAPLVRHLLSKKKFFLQTDRYIDDMAWPEIDPEKLGDALKIADLSEEILDRKLLSLSNGELRRVLLARMWMENPEWVYFNDLFGGLDPEYRRHLAASVVELCKRPGLNVAVRLAREDELLPEIPAFVYANKTFTQYEGSLPNEVAKPKYTKKELKDYEIVELKAVKSDAAGKVAEPAETNGADSEILFDLKNVNVQFGDTTVLKNLNWTVRKGEHWAVMGENGAGKSTLLGMLTADHPQIYKNDITLLGMRPGCGLNIWEHKAKLGFFSPELALQYREDLSLQEVLCTGFTANLCKAENTTWEERAKAKEWLEYLGFEDVNARFRNLSPIDKRVVLMARAAIRPPEVLLLDEPTQGLKGEYRKKIFDLLQLLSKETTIILVSHYEEEWPPCMTHLLRMPKFSGT comes from the coding sequence ATGGAATTCAAACGTTTTGAGGCCCTTATAGAGATGTTCCCGCAGGTGCAGATTTTTAGCACCGAGGGCGAGGACTTGGACCGGGTCATTACTCACTTTTTGAACCAGCGGAAGAATGTCTCCACCATGTCGGAGGCGATGCAGCGGAAGATCCAGCATGCGCTGGCTCCGTTCTTCCAGCAGCGCTTTATCAGCCTGCACGACGAGGAGGCGCCGCTGGTGCGTCACCTGCTTTCGAAAAAGAAGTTCTTCTTGCAGACGGACCGCTATATCGACGACATGGCCTGGCCCGAAATCGACCCCGAGAAGTTGGGCGATGCGCTGAAGATTGCTGACCTTTCGGAAGAGATTCTGGACCGCAAACTTCTGAGCCTCTCGAACGGTGAACTGCGGCGCGTGCTCTTGGCCCGCATGTGGATGGAAAATCCTGAATGGGTCTATTTCAACGATTTGTTCGGAGGGCTCGATCCGGAGTACCGCCGGCACCTGGCCGCAAGCGTCGTGGAACTTTGCAAGCGCCCGGGCCTGAATGTGGCGGTGCGCCTTGCCCGCGAAGATGAACTGCTGCCCGAGATTCCTGCGTTCGTGTATGCGAACAAGACCTTCACGCAGTATGAAGGTTCGTTGCCGAACGAAGTCGCGAAACCGAAGTACACGAAGAAGGAACTGAAGGACTACGAAATCGTGGAACTTAAGGCGGTGAAAAGCGATGCCGCTGGCAAGGTTGCTGAGCCTGCCGAAACGAACGGCGCGGATTCCGAAATCCTTTTCGACCTGAAGAACGTGAACGTGCAGTTCGGCGATACGACCGTGCTCAAGAACCTGAACTGGACTGTGCGCAAAGGCGAACATTGGGCGGTGATGGGCGAGAACGGAGCCGGCAAGAGTACGCTCCTCGGGATGCTCACCGCGGACCACCCGCAAATCTACAAGAACGATATTACTTTGTTAGGGATGCGCCCGGGCTGTGGCCTGAACATCTGGGAACACAAGGCGAAACTCGGATTCTTCTCGCCGGAGCTGGCGCTCCAGTACCGCGAAGACCTTAGTCTGCAGGAGGTCTTGTGCACGGGCTTTACCGCGAACCTCTGCAAGGCGGAGAATACCACCTGGGAAGAACGCGCGAAGGCGAAGGAATGGCTCGAATACCTTGGCTTTGAAGATGTGAATGCGCGCTTCCGCAATCTTTCACCCATCGACAAGCGCGTGGTGCTCATGGCGCGTGCCGCAATCCGGCCGCCCGAGGTGCTTTTGCTTGACGAACCCACGCAGGGGCTCAAGGGCGAATACCGCAAGAAGATTTTCGATTTGTTGCAGCTCCTGTCGAAGGAGACGACTATCATCTTGGTGAGCCATTACGAAGAGGAATGGCCGCCCTGCATGACGCACCTGTTGCGGATGCCCAAGTTCTCCGGAACTTAG
- a CDS encoding DUF971 domain-containing protein, with protein sequence MIQPKKIFRTKDGRLGFEWNDGTRGACAIRELRLACPCALCVDEHTGEKLLDESTVATDIKLTRIQSVGRYAAGLTFSDGHNSGIYPYDKLRELTGKA encoded by the coding sequence ATGATTCAGCCGAAGAAAATATTTAGGACAAAGGACGGGCGCCTCGGGTTCGAGTGGAACGACGGCACTCGCGGTGCATGCGCCATACGCGAACTGCGTCTCGCTTGCCCTTGCGCTTTGTGCGTTGATGAACATACGGGCGAGAAATTGTTGGACGAATCTACCGTCGCAACTGACATAAAACTTACAAGAATACAATCCGTCGGTCGGTATGCCGCAGGGCTTACCTTCAGTGATGGTCACAACTCGGGAATTTACCCTTACGACAAATTGAGAGAATTGACGGGAAAGGCGTAA
- the prmC gene encoding peptide chain release factor N(5)-glutamine methyltransferase produces the protein MPQMTVLEILNRTKVFFEKKGVPDARLDAEYIICFGLGIKKRMDLYLNFDKPLSAAELDKLRPLVARRANREPLQHIVGDTSFRGHTIKCDTRALVPRPETEELVDMAKERLASVATPFIVEIGTGTGAIAIACAKEIPGAKVLATDVSAEALALAKENADANETPIEFAQGDLLDAVSGEAMAKAAGDASAKIDSLIANLPYIPDGEKGKLQPEVDKFDPELALYGGPDGLSLVRKMLKQTEGRLSAGASILLEIGSEQASVLESEAASYPWLEFTGIHKDFCGNIRFVSYKAK, from the coding sequence ATGCCGCAGATGACCGTTCTTGAAATTTTGAACCGCACCAAAGTCTTCTTCGAGAAGAAGGGCGTGCCCGACGCGCGCCTCGATGCGGAATACATCATCTGTTTCGGGCTCGGCATCAAGAAGCGCATGGACCTCTACCTGAATTTCGACAAGCCGCTCTCGGCCGCGGAACTCGACAAGCTCCGCCCGCTGGTAGCGCGCCGTGCGAACCGCGAGCCGCTGCAGCATATCGTGGGCGACACGAGCTTCCGCGGGCACACCATCAAGTGTGACACGCGTGCGCTGGTTCCGCGCCCCGAAACCGAGGAACTCGTCGACATGGCGAAGGAACGCCTCGCAAGCGTCGCCACCCCCTTCATCGTCGAAATCGGCACGGGCACGGGCGCAATCGCAATCGCCTGCGCCAAGGAAATCCCGGGCGCCAAGGTTCTCGCGACAGACGTCTCCGCAGAAGCGCTCGCGCTTGCGAAGGAAAACGCGGACGCGAACGAAACCCCCATCGAATTTGCACAAGGCGACCTGCTCGATGCAGTGAGCGGTGAAGCCATGGCAAAGGCCGCGGGCGACGCTTCCGCGAAAATCGACAGCCTTATCGCGAACCTCCCCTACATTCCCGACGGGGAAAAAGGAAAACTCCAGCCGGAAGTTGACAAGTTCGACCCGGAGCTCGCCCTGTACGGCGGACCCGACGGCCTTTCGCTTGTCCGCAAGATGCTCAAGCAGACCGAAGGCAGGCTCTCCGCGGGCGCATCCATCCTCCTCGAAATCGGGTCGGAGCAGGCAAGCGTCCTCGAATCAGAAGCCGCAAGCTACCCGTGGCTGGAATTCACGGGAATCCACAAGGACTTCTGCGGCAACATCCGCTTCGTAAGCTACAAAGCGAAATAA
- a CDS encoding tetratricopeptide repeat protein has product MFRMRYMAYVLIIFAAFVLDGCTCCAYLNHMFNAERIYDEATEMRTARLDSVSDPESSMPSSEESMKYDKVIEKGSRVLERFPKNKKRTAEAVFLIGESFRHKGEWGKAIIKYDEFERYFADHDSMRTVEYQRAYCLYKNLEYNISRFALEPVVADKKHPYYFQGLNLLSLLDERSEHPDQAIEALEAVLADTAGTPFMKGKAHFRLAGLYFKKENWDKAREHYTAKEIELLNTRERQTSGEQAAECLINKKEYLKGADEYKALYKNPEYESKQAEYLVRIGEATLLGGRYPDAFVIFQKVNTEHPKSQFASRSYFNLGDYEQNKTLDYEKAIVYYDSSFISRTICEWAQKSRERRDALRRLLSMRKQNDNVKKDSIPNMGRFFGTEFQIAELFLFKLSEVDSALARLTGIIENADDSVKVLRASYARAFIYDEFKGDPDTAEELYKEIIEKYPNTEYAKQAQANLGMKVTMKTQDDQARDMYMRAESLWTVASEMPLDQMDLVDSAYANAFYVFDSLYQQYPGTDAGVQALYMKAVYYQMNPELRLDSATAIYRTLRDKYGRTPWGQYAAKVLNNRRTNTDDNLERLRKRVKQSLEHIDKLSEQYYETLSKKPEEKQAEVKSKEDEILENTYNSMYDFE; this is encoded by the coding sequence ATGTTCCGTATGCGTTACATGGCATATGTCTTGATTATTTTTGCTGCTTTCGTTCTCGATGGCTGCACTTGTTGCGCATACTTGAACCACATGTTCAATGCGGAACGCATTTACGACGAGGCGACCGAGATGCGAACCGCCCGTCTCGACAGTGTTTCCGATCCCGAATCTTCGATGCCCTCTTCCGAAGAGAGCATGAAGTACGACAAGGTCATCGAGAAGGGTTCCCGCGTGCTGGAACGCTTCCCCAAGAACAAGAAGCGTACTGCCGAAGCCGTGTTCCTCATCGGCGAATCTTTCCGTCACAAGGGCGAGTGGGGCAAGGCCATTATCAAGTACGACGAGTTCGAACGCTACTTCGCCGACCACGATTCCATGCGTACGGTGGAATACCAGCGCGCCTACTGCCTTTACAAGAACCTCGAGTACAATATCAGCCGATTCGCTCTCGAACCGGTCGTAGCCGACAAGAAGCATCCGTACTATTTCCAGGGATTGAACCTGCTTTCGCTTTTGGATGAACGTTCCGAACATCCGGACCAGGCTATTGAGGCTCTGGAGGCAGTACTTGCCGATACCGCGGGCACGCCGTTCATGAAGGGCAAGGCGCATTTCCGCCTGGCCGGCCTGTACTTCAAGAAAGAAAACTGGGACAAGGCGCGTGAGCACTATACCGCGAAAGAGATTGAGTTGCTGAATACGCGCGAACGCCAGACTTCTGGTGAACAGGCCGCGGAATGCCTCATCAACAAGAAGGAATACCTGAAGGGTGCCGACGAGTACAAGGCGCTCTACAAGAATCCCGAATACGAGTCTAAGCAGGCGGAATACCTGGTGCGCATTGGCGAGGCCACGCTGCTGGGCGGCCGCTATCCGGATGCCTTCGTCATTTTCCAGAAGGTGAATACCGAGCATCCCAAGTCGCAGTTCGCTTCGCGCAGTTACTTCAACCTTGGCGATTACGAGCAGAACAAGACGCTCGACTACGAGAAGGCGATTGTCTATTACGACAGCAGCTTTATTTCGCGTACCATATGCGAATGGGCGCAGAAGAGCCGCGAACGCAGGGATGCGCTCCGCAGGCTGCTCTCGATGCGCAAGCAGAACGATAACGTGAAGAAGGACTCCATCCCGAACATGGGCCGCTTCTTCGGGACTGAATTCCAGATTGCCGAACTCTTCTTGTTCAAGCTTTCGGAAGTGGACAGCGCTCTTGCGCGCCTCACCGGCATTATCGAGAATGCGGACGATTCCGTGAAGGTGTTGCGGGCATCGTATGCGCGTGCTTTCATTTACGACGAGTTCAAGGGCGATCCCGATACGGCGGAAGAGCTTTACAAGGAAATCATCGAGAAGTACCCGAATACCGAATATGCAAAACAGGCGCAGGCGAACCTGGGCATGAAGGTGACGATGAAGACCCAGGACGACCAGGCGCGTGACATGTACATGCGCGCCGAGAGCCTGTGGACCGTTGCTTCGGAAATGCCGCTCGACCAGATGGACCTCGTGGATTCCGCATATGCGAATGCTTTCTACGTGTTCGACAGCTTGTACCAGCAGTATCCCGGAACGGACGCGGGCGTGCAGGCGCTCTACATGAAGGCCGTTTACTACCAGATGAACCCTGAACTGAGGCTCGACAGCGCTACCGCTATTTACAGGACGCTTCGCGACAAGTACGGCAGGACTCCGTGGGGGCAGTATGCCGCCAAGGTGCTGAACAACCGCAGGACCAATACGGACGATAATCTCGAACGCCTGCGCAAGCGCGTGAAGCAGAGCCTGGAGCACATCGACAAGCTTTCGGAACAGTATTACGAGACCTTGAGCAAGAAGCCCGAAGAGAAGCAGGCTGAAGTCAAGAGCAAGGAAGACGAAATTCTCGAGAACACGTACAACAGCATGTACGATTTTGAATAG
- a CDS encoding Mrp/NBP35 family ATP-binding protein — protein sequence MQLTEQNILSVLRAVQDPDLHKNIVELNFVQNLKIDGDKVSFDLRLTTPACPIRDRFKDQCIAIVKSLGASEVEVTFTAQGRVEGSNTAAQAPKVSYINEVSHVVAVASGKGGVGKSTVTANLAMALSLSGARVGILDADIYGPSMGLMFGIDKAPEVFDDNTIAPVEAKGGISIVSMCMFAASDKATIWRGPMVSQMIQHFIHHVRWGKLDYLLVDFPPGTGDIQLTLTQNCPMAGAVVVTTPQEVALADCRKGLAMFDSVGVPVVGVVENMSYFICDECGKHHNIFREGGGERIAKSWGVPLIAKVPLEPAVAGCGDEGTPAVLRYPNSESAKAFMQAADATVRTLSMFASEADGVLKNFNFEFEQLPVEDA from the coding sequence ATGCAACTGACTGAACAGAACATTTTGAGTGTCTTGCGTGCGGTGCAGGATCCGGACCTGCACAAGAACATCGTGGAACTGAACTTTGTCCAGAACTTGAAGATTGACGGAGACAAGGTGAGTTTCGACTTGCGCCTTACGACGCCCGCGTGTCCCATCCGCGACAGGTTCAAGGACCAGTGCATCGCCATCGTCAAGAGTCTCGGCGCGAGCGAAGTGGAGGTGACTTTTACTGCGCAGGGTCGCGTAGAAGGCTCCAATACGGCGGCGCAGGCTCCGAAAGTTTCGTACATAAACGAGGTCTCGCATGTGGTGGCCGTTGCCAGTGGCAAGGGCGGCGTGGGCAAGTCTACGGTGACGGCGAACCTCGCCATGGCGCTCAGCCTCTCGGGTGCCCGCGTCGGCATTCTCGACGCCGACATCTACGGCCCGAGCATGGGGCTCATGTTCGGTATCGACAAGGCGCCGGAAGTTTTTGACGACAATACGATTGCGCCTGTCGAGGCGAAGGGCGGCATCAGCATCGTGAGCATGTGCATGTTCGCCGCCTCCGACAAGGCGACCATCTGGCGTGGCCCGATGGTTTCGCAGATGATTCAGCACTTCATCCATCATGTGCGGTGGGGCAAGCTCGACTACCTGTTGGTGGACTTCCCTCCGGGAACGGGCGACATCCAGCTTACGCTCACGCAGAACTGCCCGATGGCCGGAGCCGTCGTGGTGACGACCCCGCAGGAAGTGGCTCTCGCCGACTGCCGCAAGGGGCTTGCCATGTTCGATTCCGTGGGAGTACCTGTGGTGGGCGTCGTCGAGAACATGAGCTACTTCATTTGCGACGAGTGCGGCAAGCACCACAACATATTCCGCGAAGGCGGCGGCGAGCGCATCGCGAAGAGCTGGGGCGTGCCGCTTATCGCGAAGGTGCCGCTTGAACCCGCGGTGGCGGGCTGCGGTGACGAAGGTACGCCTGCGGTGTTACGTTACCCGAACTCCGAGTCGGCGAAGGCCTTTATGCAGGCCGCCGATGCAACGGTCCGCACGCTCTCGATGTTTGCGTCTGAGGCCGATGGCGTGCTCAAGAATTTCAACTTCGAGTTCGAACAACTTCCGGTGGAGGACGCATGA
- the prfA gene encoding peptide chain release factor 1: MKDKAKKLIEKYEELESELGNPDVLADQARYNKIHKQYKGIEKAVLKAKEYLQMVNDLDEWKGALGDSDPEMVAMAKSEISDIEKKLPEVTDELQILMVPKDPWDYRNATLEIRGGTGGDESALFAGDLFRMYQGYCSRMGWKMTIQDASEGTVGGYKEIRVFIEGDSVYGTLKFESGVHRVQRVPETETQGRVHTSAATVAILPEAEEVDVEIREADIHMDTYRSSGAGGQYINKTDSAVRLTHIPTGVVVSCQTERSQLQNRLHAMEMLRSKILDAVIAKKEQEEAASRKALVGTGDRSAKIRTYNFPQNRVTDHRIGLTLYNLDKVITGDLDEIINGLQMANAQEKLGKFNA; this comes from the coding sequence ATGAAAGATAAAGCAAAAAAATTGATTGAAAAGTACGAGGAACTGGAATCGGAACTCGGGAACCCGGACGTTCTCGCCGACCAGGCCCGTTACAACAAGATTCACAAGCAGTACAAGGGAATCGAGAAGGCCGTCCTGAAAGCGAAGGAATACCTGCAAATGGTAAACGACCTCGACGAATGGAAGGGCGCCCTCGGCGATTCCGACCCCGAGATGGTCGCGATGGCCAAATCCGAAATTTCGGATATCGAAAAGAAGCTGCCGGAAGTCACCGACGAACTGCAGATTCTGATGGTGCCGAAGGACCCGTGGGACTACCGCAATGCGACCCTTGAAATCCGCGGCGGTACCGGCGGTGACGAATCGGCGCTCTTCGCAGGCGACCTGTTCCGCATGTACCAGGGTTACTGCAGCCGCATGGGCTGGAAGATGACCATCCAGGATGCAAGCGAAGGCACCGTGGGCGGCTACAAGGAAATCCGCGTGTTTATCGAAGGCGACAGCGTGTACGGAACACTCAAGTTCGAGAGCGGCGTTCACCGCGTGCAGCGCGTGCCCGAAACCGAAACGCAGGGCCGCGTGCATACTTCCGCCGCGACAGTCGCCATCCTCCCGGAAGCCGAAGAAGTCGACGTGGAAATCCGCGAAGCCGACATCCACATGGATACCTACCGTTCTTCGGGCGCGGGCGGCCAGTACATCAACAAGACGGACTCCGCCGTGCGACTCACCCACATCCCGACAGGCGTGGTGGTGAGCTGCCAGACCGAACGTAGCCAGCTGCAGAACCGTTTGCACGCCATGGAAATGTTGCGTTCCAAGATTCTTGACGCCGTAATCGCCAAGAAGGAACAGGAAGAAGCCGCCAGCCGCAAGGCATTGGTGGGCACCGGCGACCGTTCCGCAAAGATTCGCACTTACAACTTCCCGCAGAACCGCGTGACCGACCACCGTATCGGCCTCACGCTCTACAACCTGGACAAAGTCATCACCGGCGACCTCGACGAAATCATCAACGGTCTCCAGATGGCGAACGCCCAGGAAAAGCTCGGAAAGTTCAACGCTTAA
- a CDS encoding RNA polymerase sigma factor RpoD/SigA has protein sequence MSDFNEALYFRDLNRYPTLSPQEEMALLTIIRSDESEEIRKSALQRLIRGNLRFVVSVARKYQGRGLALLDLINEGNLGLFKAAKRFDMEKDVKFISYAVWWIRQSIQKALFEQVGAVRIPPNKLALVNRFKRALMLNNGDYDKTISMEEFAPFERDIVEVMEKIVDISLDAPIGDDVGSSGSDSVSTLMDVLGSDGNQDDDMEKDERKKLIQETLASLPRREEEILRMFYGLDTVEDTTLKDIGEDLRLSRERVRQIKNKTLRRLQKSKEHKEKLADFLEL, from the coding sequence ATGAGTGATTTTAACGAAGCGCTTTATTTTCGCGACCTGAATCGCTACCCGACGCTCTCCCCGCAAGAGGAGATGGCGCTCTTGACGATTATCCGGTCCGACGAGAGCGAAGAGATTCGCAAGTCAGCCCTCCAACGGCTCATTCGCGGCAACCTTCGCTTTGTCGTCAGCGTTGCTCGTAAGTACCAGGGGAGAGGGCTTGCGCTTCTTGACCTTATCAACGAGGGGAACCTGGGTCTTTTCAAGGCGGCCAAGCGCTTCGATATGGAAAAGGACGTCAAGTTCATCAGCTATGCCGTGTGGTGGATTCGCCAGTCTATCCAGAAGGCGCTGTTTGAACAGGTTGGCGCGGTCCGCATTCCGCCTAACAAGCTTGCACTGGTGAACCGCTTCAAGCGGGCCCTGATGCTCAACAACGGCGATTACGACAAGACCATCTCCATGGAAGAGTTCGCTCCGTTCGAACGCGACATCGTGGAAGTCATGGAAAAGATTGTCGATATTTCGCTCGATGCGCCTATCGGCGACGACGTCGGCAGTAGCGGTTCGGATTCCGTGAGCACCCTCATGGACGTACTCGGGTCCGACGGCAACCAGGACGACGATATGGAGAAGGACGAACGCAAGAAGCTCATCCAGGAGACTCTTGCCTCGCTGCCTCGCCGCGAAGAAGAAATCCTCCGCATGTTCTACGGTCTCGATACCGTGGAAGATACGACGCTCAAGGACATCGGCGAAGACTTGCGCCTTTCCCGTGAACGCGTCCGCCAGATTAAGAACAAGACCTTGCGCCGTTTGCAGAAGAGCAAGGAACATAAAGAAAAACTCGCGGACTTCCTGGAGCTTTAA
- a CDS encoding DJ-1/PfpI family protein → MTKKVLLLCGDFTEDYETMVPFQSMSMLGYQVDAVCPDKKAGETVATAIHDFLGEQTYAESRGHNFALTADFDAVKVKDYEGLFITGGRAPEYIRLNERVLKIVKEFFKAKKPVAAICHGPQVLAAAGVLKGYKATAYPAVGPDITLAGGKYVAVNVDEAVVDRNLVTAPAWPGDTAIVREFVKLMGAKIKI, encoded by the coding sequence ATGACAAAGAAGGTTCTGCTTCTCTGTGGCGATTTTACCGAAGACTATGAGACCATGGTCCCATTCCAGTCCATGTCCATGCTGGGCTATCAGGTGGATGCGGTTTGCCCTGACAAGAAGGCTGGCGAAACGGTAGCTACTGCAATTCACGATTTTTTGGGCGAACAGACTTACGCCGAATCCCGCGGGCACAACTTCGCGCTCACGGCTGATTTCGACGCGGTGAAGGTGAAGGATTACGAAGGCCTGTTCATTACCGGTGGTCGCGCTCCGGAATACATTCGCCTTAACGAACGCGTGCTCAAGATTGTGAAGGAATTCTTCAAGGCCAAGAAGCCCGTGGCCGCGATTTGCCATGGCCCGCAGGTGCTCGCCGCTGCTGGCGTGCTGAAGGGTTACAAGGCTACCGCTTACCCCGCCGTGGGTCCGGACATCACTCTTGCCGGTGGCAAGTACGTGGCCGTGAACGTGGACGAAGCTGTGGTGGACCGCAACCTGGTTACCGCTCCGGCATGGCCTGGCGATACGGCGATTGTCCGTGAATTCGTGAAGCTCATGGGTGCCAAGATCAAGATTTGA
- a CDS encoding tetratricopeptide repeat protein produces the protein MSQSSATARKAAYWFLAVCCGALLAMGGFKAYEEFGPSKVSIEAVPFGLSSAGSVARGDSPDLNAGVSGLPVQTQAELRRAVELSHGGNYQAAIEIFEAIVMIYPDVLKVQWEELNTLFEKNALSEREEYRLKQFVELLKARYPGGVAMYIESRQAARASDLSLALQFAQVAAEKAPALYDARLWFAKLLLKEGRLAQAAAECHVAISLSAGADPRAYEIMAKLYHDQGLLDSSSAVVEYALTQFPVNMELRLLQGYLAEYRGHFDAADKIYQRILALDPSFTKASEAAATLGEKSPPGTGAAVSLTPRDRAQMAVDILSPLVERYPENLPLREALGLSYLKGREFDRARIQFQEILNRDPEYPDIRQRLQESNVTKPAPVSAADGLAANLNRALDSIKGTNAPSKEHDFTTMLGHYLVRYGATPGEFFKKYAIGNFRPIRANVWQETFFDGSYKHTYTVVFDSLNHFREVHVVVSDSSVRANHMGMAPEIYTRLLKQNSRISGIGSSTGETDCGDSVVLDASVWETQDNFEILARVVGKPSEVRMVRFDKTALPPGLKLCDYIPYLKEF, from the coding sequence ATGTCTCAGTCATCGGCTACAGCCCGTAAGGCAGCTTATTGGTTCTTGGCCGTTTGCTGTGGAGCCCTCCTTGCCATGGGCGGTTTCAAGGCGTACGAGGAATTCGGCCCGTCTAAGGTCTCGATCGAGGCGGTCCCGTTCGGGCTGTCTTCTGCGGGCTCCGTGGCACGTGGCGATTCGCCCGACCTGAATGCCGGGGTTTCGGGACTTCCGGTGCAGACTCAGGCTGAACTGCGCCGTGCGGTAGAACTTTCTCACGGCGGCAATTACCAGGCCGCGATCGAAATTTTCGAAGCCATCGTGATGATATACCCGGACGTCCTCAAAGTCCAGTGGGAAGAACTTAATACTTTGTTTGAAAAGAACGCCCTTTCGGAACGCGAAGAATATCGCCTGAAGCAGTTCGTGGAATTGCTCAAGGCCCGCTATCCGGGTGGCGTCGCCATGTATATAGAAAGCCGCCAGGCTGCTCGCGCTTCGGACTTGTCGCTCGCGTTGCAGTTTGCGCAGGTCGCCGCCGAGAAGGCTCCCGCACTCTACGATGCCCGCCTTTGGTTTGCAAAGCTTTTGCTCAAGGAAGGAAGGCTTGCGCAGGCCGCCGCAGAATGCCATGTGGCGATAAGCCTTTCGGCGGGTGCGGACCCGCGCGCCTACGAAATCATGGCGAAGCTTTATCACGACCAGGGGCTCCTGGACAGCAGCTCCGCGGTGGTGGAGTATGCGCTCACTCAGTTCCCGGTGAATATGGAACTGCGGCTGCTGCAGGGTTACCTTGCCGAATACCGCGGGCATTTTGACGCGGCGGACAAGATATACCAGAGGATTCTCGCGCTCGACCCGAGCTTCACGAAGGCTTCGGAGGCGGCGGCGACTCTCGGTGAGAAGTCTCCTCCGGGAACGGGGGCGGCGGTCAGCCTCACTCCGCGTGACCGCGCGCAGATGGCGGTGGACATCCTCTCCCCGCTCGTGGAACGCTATCCCGAAAACCTGCCGCTTCGCGAGGCGCTCGGGCTTTCGTACCTCAAGGGGCGCGAGTTCGACCGTGCCCGCATCCAGTTCCAGGAAATTTTGAACCGCGACCCGGAATATCCGGATATCCGCCAGCGCTTGCAAGAATCCAACGTCACTAAGCCCGCTCCGGTATCGGCGGCAGACGGGCTTGCGGCGAACCTGAACCGCGCGCTCGACAGCATCAAGGGAACGAACGCCCCTTCGAAGGAACATGACTTCACGACGATGCTCGGACATTACCTTGTTCGTTACGGTGCCACTCCGGGTGAATTTTTCAAGAAGTATGCCATCGGAAACTTCAGGCCTATCCGCGCGAACGTGTGGCAGGAAACATTCTTCGACGGTTCGTACAAGCATACCTACACGGTGGTGTTCGATTCGCTCAACCATTTCCGCGAAGTGCACGTGGTGGTTTCGGATTCCTCGGTGAGGGCGAACCACATGGGCATGGCGCCCGAAATCTACACGCGCCTCTTGAAGCAGAACTCCCGCATTTCGGGCATCGGCAGCAGTACCGGCGAGACGGACTGCGGCGACAGCGTCGTGCTCGACGCCTCGGTATGGGAGACTCAGGACAACTTCGAAATCCTCGCGCGCGTTGTCGGCAAGCCTTCGGAAGTACGCATGGTGCGCTTCGACAAGACGGCGCTCCCGCCCGGCCTCAAGCTCTGCGACTACATTCCGTACTTGAAAGAATTCTAG
- a CDS encoding septal ring lytic transglycosylase RlpA family protein, with amino-acid sequence MRVALIVSFCIAVVLCGCAEKESISARKGFVRFPEKQYASKEKAKIGLEIKGQASYYGPGFDGKKTASGEIFNQNDYTCAHKNLPFGTKLKVVRKDNGKSVVVRVNDRGPYAKGRILDLSVAAAKQIGLDKAGHAEVVATVIE; translated from the coding sequence ATGCGCGTAGCCCTGATTGTCTCTTTTTGCATCGCGGTCGTCCTGTGCGGTTGCGCCGAGAAGGAAAGCATTTCGGCCCGCAAGGGTTTTGTGCGTTTTCCCGAAAAGCAGTATGCGTCAAAGGAGAAGGCGAAAATCGGGCTTGAGATCAAGGGCCAGGCGAGCTATTATGGCCCCGGATTCGACGGGAAGAAGACGGCGAGCGGGGAAATATTTAACCAGAACGACTACACCTGCGCGCACAAGAATCTGCCGTTCGGCACGAAACTCAAGGTGGTGCGCAAGGATAACGGCAAGAGCGTCGTTGTGCGCGTGAACGACCGCGGGCCCTACGCCAAGGGCCGTATTTTGGACCTGAGCGTCGCTGCGGCGAAGCAAATCGGGCTCGACAAGGCTGGTCACGCCGAGGTGGTCGCGACCGTCATTGAATAG